Genomic window (Chromatiales bacterium):
TGCAGAGGTCACGTCGGCAAAACGCCGCAGCTGTGTCTCGTTCTCGGGGCGTGCGGGACGATCGGCGTTGGCGAGATGGCTCATGACGCGCACGGTTCGCACGGATTCGAGCCCGTTCAGCCGACTTATCAGCGCTGCGACCTCGGCCGGCTCGACCCCCAGACGGTGCATGCCGGTATCGATCTTCAGCCAGACGTCGACCGATGGCGGGCCAGCGGCCGCGAGCAGGTCGACCTGTTCGCTGCGGTGCACGACCAGGCCCAGCCCAAGTGCCGCCGCGCGTACCAGCTCGGCCCGGTCCGCGGCGCCGGCCAGCAGCAGTACGCGAGATTCGATCCCCGCTGCGCGCAGGGCCTCGCCCTCGTCGAGCCGGGCCACCGCGAGACCGTCGACCAGCGGCGCCAGCATGCGCGCGACCGGCACCAGTCCGTGTCCATAGGCATCGGCCTTGACCACGGCCAGCACCCGCGCATCCGGGGCCTGCGCACGCACACGGGCTAGGTTCGCGACGAGTGCCGCAAGATCGATCTCGACGCGCGGCCTAATCGACGTCTCCGTAACCTTCGCGATACGGAACGTAATCTTCGAATCTTGTGAGATGTGAAATAAATGTCATCTTGACCGTGCCGATCGGCCCGTTTCGTTGCTTGCCGATTACGATCTCAGCGACGCCCTTGTCCTGCGAGTTCTCGTTGTAGACCTCGTCGCGATAGATGAAAAAAATTACGTCCGCATCCTGCTCAATCGAACCTGAGTCGCGCAGGTCCGACATCACCGGGCGCTTGTTCGGCCGCGATTCCAGATTTCGGTTCAACTGCGAAAGCGCGATGACCGGCACGCTGAGTTCCTTCGCCAGCGCCTTGAGCGAGCGGGAGATCTCCGAAATCTCCGCGACGCGGTTGTCGGCATGACTCGGCGACTGCATGAGCTGCAGGTAGTCGATCACGACGAGCCCGAGGTCCCCATGTTCGCGCTTCAGTCGACGCGCGCGGGCGCGCAGCTCCACGGGCGACAGCGCGGCGCTGTCATCGATGAACATCGGCTGGTTGTCGAGCAGACTCACCGCTGAAATTACGCGCGGCCAGTCGGCTTGGTCGAGACGACCGGTTCTAAGCTTTTGTTGATCAATCCGTCCCAATGATGCCAGCATTCGCATCGCGAGCTGTTCGGCCGGCATTTCCATGCTGAAGATAGCCACCGGCTTGCCAACCTTGATCGCGACGTTTTCCGCGATGTTCATAGAAAAACTGGTTTTCCCCATCGACGGCCTGCCGGCAATGATCACCAGATCGCCGGGCTGTAAACCAGAAGTACGTTCATCAAGGTCGTGGAACCCAGTAGGTATGCCGGTGATTGAATCGCCGCGAGTCCTCAGCACCTCGAGACGATCCACGCATAGCCCTAGCAACGGACTAATTGCGCGGAATCCCGCCCCGTCAGGCTGGCGTGAGTCGGCGATCTGGAAAACCTTGCCCTCGGCCGCATCGAGCAACGCGGGTGGAGCCTGGCGTGGAGTGGCGTAGACCGATGCTGCAATCGCGTTCGCAGCTGCCAGCAACTCGCGACGAATAGCATGCTCGCGGACCAAGCGGGCATAAGCCTCGATGTTCGCCGCGCTGGCGGTGTCGATCGCGAGCTGGGCGAGGTAGTCGGAGCCGCCGGCCTCGGCGAGCTGCCCGGTGTCTCGCAGAGACTCGGTAACGGTAATGACGTCGAAGGGATCGTCGCGCTCAGCGAGCCTTGAGATGGCGGCGAACAACACGCGATGTTCGCGGCGGTAGAAGTCCTCCGCCGTCACCGCATCGCCGATGCGCTCCCAGGCGGAGTTGTCCAGCAGCAGCCCGCCGACGACGGCCTGCTCGGATTCGATCGAATGGGGCGGCAGCCGCAGTTGCTGAGCCCGCCCGTCCAGTTCGATCGCGGTTTCGGCGGCACGATCCGGCACGGCAATCCGCCTCGGCGTTGGGCTGTTTATCTTGTCAAACAGCCCGGGCCGCCGACAAGCGGCCCGGCGGGCGCCTATTCCTCGGCGACGAGGACGACGTTCAGCGTCGCGTTGACGTCGGCGTGCAGGTGGACCACCACCTCATGCTCGCCAAGGTGGCGCAGCGGGCCGTCGCCCATGCGCACTTCGGAGCGCTCGATCTCGACGCCGGCGGTTTCCAGCGCATCGACGATGTCGGTCACGCCGACCGAGCCGAACAGGCGACCCTCGTCGCCGACCCGGCAGGCGATCGTCACGGTCTGCGCCTCGATCGTGGTCTTGCGCGCCTCGGCCGCGGAGCGCGCCTCGGCCTCGGCCTGTTCGAGCTCGGCACGACGCGACTCGAAGGCCGCCACGTTGTCGGCCGTCGCCGGCACGGCATGACCGCCCGGGATCAGGAAATTGCGCGCGTAACCGCTCTTGACCTTCACGGTGTCGCCCAGCTTGCCGAGCCGGCCGACCTTTTCAAGCAGAATCACATCCATCGGTATTACCTCGGTTCGAAACCTGCCCCGCCGTGCGCGTATCCGCGCCCTGCGGTCGGAGCGTTGTCAATCAGGTCCGTCGCGCGCGTCTGCGCAAATCGACGAACGAATCCGCGATGCCGAGCACCGCAAGCACCGCGACCGACTGCGGCAGTGTCAGCGCCATCGCGATATACATCAGCACCAGCCACACACGCCCGGCGCCGCGCAGCGCCACCATGTCGTGGGCGACCGCCAGCGCCTGGATTGCACAGACGATCGCCAGCGGCGCCACCACGTCGCGCGCCCACAGTCCCACAGGCGCCGGTACAAACATCGCCAGCGCCAGCGCCGCGGCGGTCGCGATCGCGAATGCCTGTCCGAGCCGCAGTGCACGGAACTCGTCGGCGAATCCGCCCGGGTTGTACAGCGCCGCCTGCCAGGCCCGCGCCAGCAGAAGCGAAGCCGCGAACGTCGCCGTGGCCATCGCGCCGACGGCCGCCGGCATCAGCGCCGCGGCATCGCGCAGGATCGGTTCGGCCTGGCTCGGGTCGAACCCGGGCTGCGATTCAAGCATCGCGCGCAGGGTGCGATCCAGCACGCCGAACCACACTTCCTCCGGCACCGTGATCCTCAGGATCACGATCAGCACCAGGCCGATCCCCGCGGCAGCCGCCAGGCCGAGCGCCAGCGCGCGCGTGTTGCGCAGCACCGATCCGACCAGCACCATCGGCAGCCACAGCCCCAGCACATAGCCGAAGGCCGGCATCGGCGTGCCCAGCAGCAGCGCCACGATCACGGCCGCGGCCAGCGCCGAGACCAGCATGACCACGGCGCCGTCGGTCTCGCCCTTGCGCAGGGTGGCCAGCGCCACCGTGCCCCCGCTTACGACCGCCAGCGGCAGAAACACCAGCGAGCCGATCGCGCTCGTCGTCGCGACCATCGCGGCCTGCGACCGGCCACGCATCGCAAAAGCCGCCAGTGCGCGCATGACCTCGCCCTAACACACGACCGGGCTTACCCCGGTCGGATTCGTTACCGGTGCGCGTCCGAATACGGCAGCAGGGCCAGGAAGCGCGCGCGCTTGATCGCCTCGGCAAGCATGCGCTGGTAGCGCGCCCGCGTGCCGGTGATGCGGCTCGGGACGATCTTGCCGGTCTCGCCAACGTACTGGCGCAGCAGGTTCAGATCCTTGTAATCGATGTCGGTGACGCCGTCGGCCGTGAAGCGGCAAAAGCGTCTGCGCGCGGATCGTGCCATGTTCGATAACCCTTAAAAATACTGGAATTTCGTGTGAATCGGACGTCCGGCCACTCAGGCGGCGTCGCGCGAATCGTCGTCGTCGTTGTCGTCGTCGGACGAATCGTCATCGCTGGAGCGGCGTCCGCGTGAACGCGGGCGGTCGCCACCATCATCCTCGCGTTCGCGCTCGCGCTCCTTGTCCTTGAGCATCGGCGAGGCTTCGGTGACTGCCGCGTCGCGGCGCAGGGTCATGTGGCGCAGGATCGCGTCGTTGAAGCGGAAAATTTCCTCGAGTTCCGCAAGCGCCTCGGCACCGCACTCGACATTCATCAGAATGTAGTGGGCCTTGTGGACCTTGTTGATCGCGAAGGTCAGCTGGCGGCGACCCCAGTCCTCGAAGCGGTGAACGCTGCCACCGTCCTTCTCGATGATGCCGCGATAGCGCTCGGCCATCGCCGGCACCTGGTCGCTCTGGTCCGGATGGACCAGGAACACGATTTCGTAATGTCGCATGGCTGTCTCCCCGTGGGTGATGGCCCCCCGTTGCGAGCGGTGGAGCAAGGAGCGAAAAAAGACGCGCGATGATACGCGAGCCGGCCGGCGCTGTCCACGGCCCCGCCCGCGACCTCAAACCCAGTGTAGTGCGGCGCGCTTGGAGGTACTTTCAGTGAGTCACAGTGCGTCCAGCTGCAAGGCCCGCCTGCGCAGGAATGGCCGTTCCCTTTCAAGCAGGCGCAACGCCGCAGATAGGCGCACTGTGGCGCACCCGAAGGGAGCCCCCCAAAAGCGCCAGCTCCGCGTTGCGGCGCTTGCCAAGGGGGGAGCCATTCGCTGCGCACCGCGCCTTGATCTGACACTTTTGGCGGGCTCTGAATGTGCCTCCAAGCGCGTCGCACTACACTAAGGCACGAAGGCCGGGGTTTGTGCGAAGGTCGCAAAGTTTGAAGCGTTCGCCTGGTCTTCGAAGCTGAAGGCCCGGACCTCGTAGACGTATTCGCCCGGGCTCAGCGCCACGGTCGCTGCCTCCTGATCGCTGAACGTGGTCACATCCCCGTCCACGATTGCGATTCGCTCCCACTCGCCGATTCCTGACATGGGATGGTCATAGCGACGATGAATATAGAAGCCGTCCTCATTCGAGGAATTGTCGTCCCAATCGAGCCGGATCGCGCCTGCGTCCTCAACGGCCGTCAGATTGGACGCGGCATTGACCGCGGGCGGCTGTCCGCCGGAAAATCCCAGGTTGTCGACTCGCCGTATGTCGAAGTTCTGCAGCCGCTGATTCCAGTGCACGTACAGGTCAAACGCCGTGTAACCGGAACCTATCGAGGCATTGACCAGCGCCGAGGACACCACGAATTCATCGAGCGACAGGCGCTGGGCGCCCATCGGCGCGGGGGCATCGCGCTCGAATACATAGCCCTGAAGCACCAGCGGCGCGCTGTGAAAGCCAACTTCCTTGCTGGCCTTGTGGCCCATCAGGTCGGTCACCTCGATCTTCATCACGTGATCGCCGGCCGCGTAGTTCGAAAAATTGATCACGGCGGCATAGCCCGGATTGTCCGAATCCGGGAAGCCCGGATGCGCGGCTGTTACGTCGGTCCGCACCCCGCCGTAACCTAGACGCCCGACGATGAGCCCGTCGATGGTGAGCGTCACGGTATCAACGCCGTCGCTCGACAGCGCCCAGCCGCGTACGACGTTGATTCCGGTCAGGCTCGCGCCTTCGTTCGGGAACTCATGCTGCAACAGCGGCGTGTCAGCGGCCGCCGGAACGGCAGCCGAAAACACGCACGCGGCCACGACCACCCGCAGCAATCCTGCTCTTTGAACGCTCTTCATTTTGCAAGGCTCCTCATTCCGTGCACGGATATTGCATTGACCTTCCCGGCAACAGTGCAATACTTTAGGGGCAAGCTGGAATTCTCGGGCCGTGTTGCAGGAAATTGCAACAGAATACGCAACGAGAGCGTTGCGCAACGCGATTTGGATGTCTTGCCCTGAATCAGACCAAGGCAAGGACGGCGCAACCACCCGTCAACCTGAGCACGAACGATATGTATTCCGACATTCCGCCAAGCACTCTCCCGAGCCGAATCGGCAGGTTTTCGCTGATTGCGATCGTACTGATCGCGATGCTGATCGCCGCCGCCGGCATGGGCATGTTCATGTACAACATGGGTCGTGACATGAGCAATATGACGGTGTCCGTCGTGCAGATGGGCAAGGACGTGCACTCCATGGCCACGGACATGCAGGGCATGGGCCGGCGCATGGAAACCATGGCCAAGAGCATGGTCGAGGGTCAGGCCGGCATGGGCGCGGATTTCCGCATCGTGCGCGAGGGCATGGTCATGATGAGTGGCGACATGCGCAAGATGGGCAATGACATGCACCAACTCAACCAGAGCATTGCGACCATGACGGGCCAGATCAACGCGATGACCGGCAATATCGCGCAGATGAATATCGCGATGGGTCAGATGAACTCATCCATGGGTCACATGGGCAACGACATCAACAAGTTTTCGAATCCCATTCGGATGATGCCCTTCGCACGCTAGCGGGCGGGGGGAGCAGCGCGCTGGCGCACCGCCTCGAACAGACAGACGCCGGCCGCGACGGAAACATTCAGACTCTCGACCGCGCCCGCCATCGGGATCCGGGCGAGGAAATCACACTGCTCGGCGGTCAGACGGCGCAGCCCCGCGCCCTCCGCGCCCAGCACCAGCGCGACGGGGCCGCTGAGGTCGGTCGCGTACAGGGACTGCGTCGCACCGTCCGCCATGCCGACCAGCCACAGACCGAGGCCCTGAAGCTCGCGCAGCGTCCGCGCGAGATTGGTCACCTGAACGAACGGGATGCGCCCGGCGGCCCCGGCCGCGACCTTCGCAACCGTCGGCGTGAGTCCAACCGCGCGATCCCGGGGCGCGACCACGGCGAGCGCGCCCGCGGCCTCGGCACTGCGCAGACAGGCGCCGAGGTTGTGCGGATCGGTCACCCCGTCGAGCACCAGCAGGAGCGCCGGCCGGTCAGCGTTCTCGATCAGGGCTCGCAATGAATGTTCGTCGTGCGTCTCGGGCAACCGAACCTCGGCGGCAATGCCCTGATGTCGAACGCCGGCGAGCATGCGATCGAGTTCACGCGGGTCGACCCGATGGACGGACACACCCAGTGAAGCTGCGGCTTCCACAAGCTCGGTTATGCGCCGATCGTTGCGCCCCTGGGTGACCCAGATCGCCCGGACCGGCGCATCCGCGTGCGCATCCAGTGCCGCACGCACCGCGTGCAGACCGCCGATGCGCGCCGGCTTTTCACTCACCGGCGCTTGCGCTTGTCGCGCTTGCCGCGCCTGGCGGGTTTCTCGCGCGCGGGCTTGTCCTTGCGGGCAGGCTTTGCGCCGCCACGCGAACTGCCATGTTCGAGCAGTTCAAAGTCGATCTTGCGCTCCTCCAGATCGACCCGCGCAACCTTCACGCGCACGCGATCGGCCAGGCGGAACACCTCACCGGATCGCTCGCCTTCCAGCCGATGGCCAACCGGATCGAAGTGGTAGTAATCATTGCGCAGGTTCGTGATGTGCACGAGTCCTTCGACATAGACACCGTCGAGCTCAACGAACAGCCCGAACGACGTCACGGCACTGATCGTGCCTGCATACTCCTCGCCGACATGCGCGAGCATGTATTCGCATTTGAGCCAGTTCACCGCATCGCGCGTGGCTTCGTCGGCGCGCCGCTCGGTCATCGAGCAGTGCTCTCCGGTCTCGAGCAGGCGATCGTGGTTGTACCCGAACGATCCGGGTTTGCCGCCGCGCAGCAGATGCCGGATCGCACGATGCACCAGCAGGTCCGGATAGC
Coding sequences:
- the alr gene encoding alanine racemase — its product is MRPRVEIDLAALVANLARVRAQAPDARVLAVVKADAYGHGLVPVARMLAPLVDGLAVARLDEGEALRAAGIESRVLLLAGAADRAELVRAAALGLGLVVHRSEQVDLLAAAGPPSVDVWLKIDTGMHRLGVEPAEVAALISRLNGLESVRTVRVMSHLANADRPARPENETQLRRFADVTSALGRETSLLNSAGVFSWPEAAGDWIRPGIALYGGAPVADRTAAELGLKPVMTFSARLIAINQHIAGDAIGYGGAWVCPEDMPVGVVGAGYGDGYPRHAPSGTPVLLGNRPVPLIGTVSMDTMCVDLRGHEQARVGDSVTLWGAGLPADAIAERANTIAYELFCGITARVEHVYRGSAGPDA
- the dnaB gene encoding replicative DNA helicase; amino-acid sequence: MRLPPHSIESEQAVVGGLLLDNSAWERIGDAVTAEDFYRREHRVLFAAISRLAERDDPFDVITVTESLRDTGQLAEAGGSDYLAQLAIDTASAANIEAYARLVREHAIRRELLAAANAIAASVYATPRQAPPALLDAAEGKVFQIADSRQPDGAGFRAISPLLGLCVDRLEVLRTRGDSITGIPTGFHDLDERTSGLQPGDLVIIAGRPSMGKTSFSMNIAENVAIKVGKPVAIFSMEMPAEQLAMRMLASLGRIDQQKLRTGRLDQADWPRVISAVSLLDNQPMFIDDSAALSPVELRARARRLKREHGDLGLVVIDYLQLMQSPSHADNRVAEISEISRSLKALAKELSVPVIALSQLNRNLESRPNKRPVMSDLRDSGSIEQDADVIFFIYRDEVYNENSQDKGVAEIVIGKQRNGPIGTVKMTFISHLTRFEDYVPYREGYGDVD
- the rplI gene encoding 50S ribosomal protein L9, whose product is MDVILLEKVGRLGKLGDTVKVKSGYARNFLIPGGHAVPATADNVAAFESRRAELEQAEAEARSAAEARKTTIEAQTVTIACRVGDEGRLFGSVGVTDIVDALETAGVEIERSEVRMGDGPLRHLGEHEVVVHLHADVNATLNVVLVAEE
- a CDS encoding 30S ribosomal protein S18 → MARSARRRFCRFTADGVTDIDYKDLNLLRQYVGETGKIVPSRITGTRARYQRMLAEAIKRARFLALLPYSDAHR
- the rpsF gene encoding 30S ribosomal protein S6, with product MRHYEIVFLVHPDQSDQVPAMAERYRGIIEKDGGSVHRFEDWGRRQLTFAINKVHKAHYILMNVECGAEALAELEEIFRFNDAILRHMTLRRDAAVTEASPMLKDKEREREREDDGGDRPRSRGRRSSDDDSSDDDNDDDDSRDAA
- a CDS encoding LPXTG cell wall surface anchor family - like protein, yielding MYSDIPPSTLPSRIGRFSLIAIVLIAMLIAAAGMGMFMYNMGRDMSNMTVSVVQMGKDVHSMATDMQGMGRRMETMAKSMVEGQAGMGADFRIVREGMVMMSGDMRKMGNDMHQLNQSIATMTGQINAMTGNIAQMNIAMGQMNSSMGHMGNDINKFSNPIRMMPFAR
- the rlmB gene encoding 23S rRNA (guanosine(2251)-2'-O)-methyltransferase RlmB; this translates as MSEKPARIGGLHAVRAALDAHADAPVRAIWVTQGRNDRRITELVEAAASLGVSVHRVDPRELDRMLAGVRHQGIAAEVRLPETHDEHSLRALIENADRPALLLVLDGVTDPHNLGACLRSAEAAGALAVVAPRDRAVGLTPTVAKVAAGAAGRIPFVQVTNLARTLRELQGLGLWLVGMADGATQSLYATDLSGPVALVLGAEGAGLRRLTAEQCDFLARIPMAGAVESLNVSVAAGVCLFEAVRQRAAPPAR